In Zingiber officinale cultivar Zhangliang chromosome 1A, Zo_v1.1, whole genome shotgun sequence, a genomic segment contains:
- the LOC122010475 gene encoding probable LRR receptor-like serine/threonine-protein kinase At1g05700 codes for MEGRQIQGRKMTSRSCCFVLLFASVLILCVHGQPPSTDGFISIDCGISSNHSYSDPTTQILYVSDDQFIDRGTNYNVSATHVNSLRLSAQLLNLRSFPDDERNCYSLPASQHTKYLVRAIFYYGNYDGRNSASVASPLSFDLQLEVNHWRTVNVTNASEVYSHEVITVAAASVVSVCLINTGQGTPFVSAIELRPLKSSIYSFANVSQSLVLCFRSNYGSLDNEAVRYPKDKYDRIWQPTPPDPRWRNISTNFTVENFEQDEFEAPTAVLQTAFTPARFFDREMRFSWDYFEGTNKFFANLHFAELAINRSRQFNIFMNGELWYGPYEPPYLMSDAVYSVFPMEDQASYNFRLTATGNSSLPPLINAVEVYSPMQIEDTTTANDVDAITAIKVEYQVKRGSWTGDPCVPRRYAWDGLTCSHHTLDPPRITSINLSSSRLAGGISTSFASLSEIRSLDLSFNNLTGVIPDSLGNLTLLTFLDLRGNNITGAVPVSILQKMNNGTLTLLFDSYTNSEPVEASDKNKNTNVILISTVSPAVVILLLLVVLIAWRMRRNERDLAAVSAEESAVIQMQVDVHLFTYAQIVKITNNFVRSIGKGGFGIIYHGELEDGTQVAIKLQSQLSPQGDRDFLAEARNLTRIHHKNLVSLVGYCKDGSYLALVYEYMPLGSLQENLRGKAHSPGLTWAERLHIAHQAAQGLDYLHRGCEKPIIHGDVKSSNILLGESLETKIADFGLSKTFCNEYDTDGFASKVVGTPGYIDPLYQSNLRLDEKIDVYSFGVVLQELVTGQPPMIPDPGRGHISKWLSERILTGKIDDFIDEKLQNGDYEPNSVWKVVDLAMRCTASSPGSRRPEMAEIVDQLQESIELERGERD; via the exons ATGGAAGGAAGGCAAATTCAGGGGAGGAAGATGACAAGCAGATCGTGTTGCTTTGTGCTTCTGTTCGCTTCTGTTCTCATTCTCTGCGTTCATGGACAGCCTCCGAGCACTGACG GATTCATTAGCATCGACTGCGGCATCTCCAGCAACCACAGCTACTCCGATCCTACCACCCAAATCCTATACGTCTCCGATGACCAATTCATCGACAGGGGAACCAACTACAATGTCTCCGCAACCCACGTAAACTCCCTCCGTCTCAGCGCGCAGCTACTCAACCTGAGAAGCTTCCCCGACGACGAACGGAACTGCTACTCCTTGCCGGCTTCGCAGCACACCAAGTACCTCGTCAGGGCGATCTTCTACTACGGGAACTACGACGGCCGGAACAGCGCCAGCGTCGCTAGTCCTCTGTCGTTCGATCTGCAGTTGGAGGTCAACCACTGGCGGACGGTGAACGTCACCAATGCCTCGGAAGTGTACAGTCACGAGGTCATCACAGTCGCCGCGGCGAGCGTAGTCTCCGTCTGTTTGATAAACACCGGCCAAGGAACGCCCTTCGTGTCGGCGATCGAGCTGCGGCCGTTGAAGAGCAGCATTTACAGCTTCGCGAATGTCAGCCAATCTCTAGTCCTCTGCTTCCGCAGCAACTACGGATCGCTCGACAACGAGGCAGTGAG atATCCTAAGGACAAGTACGATCGCATCTGGCAACCAACTCCTCCGGATCCTCGGTGGAGGAATATATCCACCAACTTCACGGTCGAAAACTTCGAACAGGACGAATTCGAGGCGCCGACGGCGGTGCTGCAGACGGCGTTCACGCCGGCGAGGTTCTTCGACAGGGAGATGCGGTTCTCTTGGGACTATTTTGAAGGCACTAACAAGTTCTTCGCCAACCTCCACTTCGCGGAGCTCGCGATCAACCGATCGAGGCAATTCAACATCTTCATGAACGGCGAACTTTGGTACGGCCCCTACGAGCCGCCGTACCTCATGTCCGACGCCGTCTATAGCGTCTTCCCCATGGAGGACCAAGCCAGCTACAACTTCCGTCTCACTGCGACGGGGAATTCCAGCCTCCCGCCGTTGATCAACGCGGTGGAGGTCTACTCTCCCATGCAGATTGAAGATACAACCACTGCTAATGATG TCGACGCCATTACTGCAATCAAAGTAGAGTACCAAGTTAAAAGGGGGAGCTGGACTGGTGATCCCTGTGTTCCAAGGAGATATGCTTGGGACGGCTTGACTTGTAGCCATCACACACTTGATCCTCCAAGAATCACTTCTAT AAACTTGAGTTCAAGTAGATTGGCAGGAGGAATATCGACCTCATTTGCATCATTATCTGAAATCAGGAGCTT GGATTTGTCATTCAACAATTTGACAGGAGTTATACCTGACAGTTTGGGAAATTTAACTTTGCTAACATTCCT TGATTTGAGAGGGAACAATATTACTGGAGCTGTCCCAGTTTCCATCTTACAAAAGATGAATAATGGGACATTGACACTTCT GTTTGACAGTTATACAAACTCTGAGCCTGTAGAAGCCAGTGACAAGAACAAGAACACCAATGTAATTCTAATTTCTACAGTTAGTCCAGCAGTAGTGATCCTACTTCTACTGGTGGTCCTAATTGCATGGAGAATGAGAAGGAATGAAAGAg ATTTGGCTGCAGTTAGTGCTGAAGAAAGTGCAGTCATTCAAATGCAAGTGGATGTTCACTTGTTCACCTATGCACAGATAGTAAAGATAACAAACAATTTTGTAAGGTCGATTGGTAAAGGCGGGTTTGGAATCATCTACCATGGAGAACTAGAAGATGGCACTCAAGTCGCGATCAAGCTGCAGTCGCAGTTGTCCCCGCAAGGTGACAGGGATTTCCTGGCTGAG GCCAGAAATTTAACAAGAATTCACCACAAGAATCTGGTTTCTTTGGTTGGATACTGCAAGGATGGCAGTTACCTTGCTCTTGTCTATGAATACATGCCTCTTGGAAGCCTTCAGGAAAATTTGAGAG GTAAAGCACATTCCCCTGGGTTAACATGGGCAGAGAGGCTCCACATTGCACACCAAGCTGCACAAG GGCTGGACTATCTACACAGGGGTTGCGAGAAACCGATAATTCACGGGGATGTGAAGAGCAGCAACATTCTCTTGGGTGAAAGTTTAGAGACTAAAATAGCTGACTTTGGGCTTTCAAAGACCTTCTGCAATGAGTATGACACAGATGGTTTCGCATCGAAGGTGGTCGGCACACCTGGATACATTGATCCACT GTACCAAAGTAATCTACGGCTCGATGAGAAGATCGATGTGTATAGTTTTGGAGTGGTTCTCCAGGAATTGGTCACTGGCCAACCTCCAATGATTCCAGATCCAGGAAGGGGTCACATATCTAAATGGCTGTCGGAGAGGATTCTCACAGGAAAGATTGATGATTTCATTGATGAAAAGCTGCAAAATGGAGATTATGAGCCCAACTCAGTGTGGAAGGTCGTTGACCTTGCAATGAGGTGCACAGCATCATCACCAGGCAGCAGGAGGCCTGAAATGGCTGAAATAGTGGATCAGCTGCAAGAAAGCATTGAATTGGAGAGGGGAGAGAGAGATTGA
- the LOC122010485 gene encoding transcription factor RAX2-like produces the protein MGRAPCCDKANVKRGPWSPEEDAALRSYIEKNGTGGNWIALPPKAGLKRCGKSCRLRWLNYLRPDIKHGGFTEEEDNIICTLYDRLGSRWSVIASQLVGRTDNDVKNYWNTKLKKKLLVARANSSSTPPPVLSLPIKTGVIGGAEFSFANVNPLQPSYGLLPQQYPQTPFPERSFIEQMVSPPVNELFLSALGLGDASALFLGGYGFGYQESDPIPGDTTTLYQGLTFSS, from the exons ATGGGGAGAGCTCCGTGCTGCGATAAAGCCAACGTGAAGCGGGGGCCCTGGTCGCCGGAGGAAGACGCCGCCCTCAGGAGCTACATCGAGAAGAACGGCACCGGCGGCAACTGGATCGCTTTGCCCCCGAAAGCAG GCCTCAAGCGGTGCGGTAAGAGCTGCCGATTAAGGTGGCTCAATTACCTCCGCCCTGACATCAAGCATGGCGGCTTCACGGAGGAGGAGGACAACATCATTTGCACTCTCTATGATCGTCTCGGAAGCAG GTGGTCCGTGATCGCTTCCCAGCTGGTTGGAAGAACGGACAACGATGTGAAGAACTACTGGAACACCAAGCTCAAGAAGAAGCTGCTCGTGGCGAGGGCAAACTCCAGTTCCACCCCTCCTCCGGTCCTCTCCCTGCCCATCAAAACAGGGGTTATTGGCGGCGCCGAGTTCAGCTTCGCCAATGTCAACCCTCTTCAACCCAGCTACGGGTTGCTCCCTCAGCAGTATCCCCAGACGCCATTCCCCGAGAGGAGTTTCATCGAGCAAATGGTCTCCCCGCCTGTGAACGAGCTGTTCCTATCAGCGCTTGGACTGGGAGACGCCAGCGCCTTATTCCTCGGCGGCTATGGCTTCGGCTATCAGGAGAGCGATCCAATTCCCGGCGACACGACAACACTGTATCAGGGCCTCACTTTCTCTTCATGA
- the LOC122036480 gene encoding syntaxin-71-like, whose protein sequence is MSVIDILTRVDVICKKYEKYDVDKLNADNVSGDDAFARLYASVESDIESALQKAEAASNEKNRAAVVALNAEIRRTKARLLEEVPKLQRLAVKKVKGLSKEEIATRSDLVSALPDRIQSIPDGSTNGAKAGGWTASGSRTDIRFDSTSDGRFDSEYFQQTEESNQYRQEYEMRKMKQDQGLDVISEGLDTLKNMAHDMNEELDRQVPLMDEIDAKVDKATSDLKNTNVRLKQTVNQLRSSRNFCIDIILLCIILGIAAYLYNVLKK, encoded by the exons ATGAGCGTCATCGATATCCTTACGCGAGTCGACGTAATCTGCAAGAAGTACGAGAAGTACGACGTCGACAAGCTCAACGCCGATAATGTTTCCGGCGACGACGCCTTCGCCCGCCTTTACGCGTCCGTCGAGTCGGACATCGAGTCCGCCCTCCAG AAAGCGGAAGCAGCCTCCAACGAGAAGAATCGGGCGGCAGTTGTGGCGTTGAATGCCGAGATCCGCCGAACAAAGGCGCGGTTGTTGGAGGAGGTCCCGAAACTGCAGAGGTTGGCCGTGAAGAAG GTAAAAGGGCTCTCAAAGGAAGAAATTGCTACACGGAGCGACTTGGTATCAGCTCTACCGGACAGGATTCAGTCAATTCCAGATGGGAGCACGAATGGTGCAAAAGCTGGTGGCTGGACAGCTTCTGGTTCTCGCACAGATATTAGATTTGACTCTACTTCAG ATGGAAGATTCGACAGTGAGTACTTTCAGCAGACTGAAGAGTCAAACCAATATCGGCAAGAGTATGAGATGCGCAAAATGAAACAA GATCAAGGTTTGGATGTTATATCTGAAGGACTGGATACACTTAAAAACATGGCACACGACATGAATGAA GAATTGGACAGGCAAGTACCTTTGATGGATGAAATTGACGCGaag GTGGACAAGGCTACTTCTGACTTGAAGAATACCAATGTCAGGCTTAAGCAGACTGTTAATCAG CTTAGATCCAGTCGCAACTTTTGCATTGATATAATCTTGCTGTGTATTATTCTTGGTATTGCTGCGTATCTGTACAA CGTTCTAAAGAAATGA